The following proteins come from a genomic window of Bactrocera tryoni isolate S06 chromosome 1, CSIRO_BtryS06_freeze2, whole genome shotgun sequence:
- the LOC120781283 gene encoding putative uncharacterized protein DDB_G0286901, whose translation MSNLLYMDETNCNGIYASKVNSTASTLTTTTSNNNNITNCNESSNNILHASNIIMSTTNNSNNNSNVNGNSTSNIINNANTNNINNINIMNIAASTVAMTAAVANANVNAAGTATGLTSTTLPTSVSNEDLSQSLSEYTDADESISAPTEFLAEFLSAVMLKDYKKALKYCKLILQYEPNNATAKEFYPLIIEKLRDAAASDSDENYNKSSSPEPVLELQSSDPSAGESDDAAFEDQAIGIIDDGIDEYGLAEDNCHSLDDSNSHELNVSSRSGSSDSAGGSISESMDEEVEGEEIDDEDIDGIDDDDVGDEDEDDDDDDDEVEDVNSSSGDDLPIDDPNSIEAAAGTGNNSLSSRNSSSGGGGSGRSRSDNTTHSYSSLLLEEEDDIAPVNLKFTKELSSPDLDVSNGNKLPSTSCSDSESPTEPLTQRLAAILRSKCGVSSAGDNY comes from the exons TTGCTCTACATGGATGAAACGAATTGCAATGGCATCTATGCGTCCAAAGTCAATAGTACGGCatcaacactaacaacaacaacatcaaacaacaataacatcacTAACTGCAACGAAAGCAGCAACAATATTCTGCATGCAAGCAACATTATTATGAGCAcgaccaacaacagcaacaacaatagcaacgtTAACGGCAATAGCACCAGTAACATCATAAATAACGCAAACACAAATAATATCAACAACATCAACATCATGAATATAGCAGCCTCGACTGTGGCAATGACAGCGGCGGTTGCCAACGCCAACGTCAACGCTGCCGGCACCGCCACCGGCCTCACGTCGACCACACTACCCACATCCGTCTCGAATGAGGATCTAAGTCAGAGTTTATCCGAGTACACGGATGCGGATGAAAGCATATCAGCACCGACCGAGTTTCTTGCTGAG TTTCTCTCTGCGGTGATGCTTAAAGATTACAAAAAAGCCTTGAAATACTGCAAACTGA TTTTACAATACGAACCAAACAACGCAACAGCCAAAGAATTCTACCCTCTTATAATCGAAAAGTTACGAG ACGCAGCGGCCAGCGACAGTGATGAGAATTACAATAAATCGTCTTCACCCGAACCAGTTTTAGAACTGCAATCCTCGGATCCATCGGCAGGCGAAAGTGATGATGCGGCTTTTGAAGACCAAGCGATCGGTATTATTGATGATGGGATTGATGAGTATGGACTGGCAGAGGACAACTGTCATTCTTTGGATGACTCAAATAGCCACGAACTAAATGTAAGTAGTCGGAGCGGCAGTAGTGACTCGGCGGGTGGTAGTATAAGTGAATCGATGGATGAAGAGGTCGAAGGAGAGGAAATCGATGACGAGGATATTGATGGCATTGATGACGATGATGTCGGAGATGAAGATGAagacgacgacgacgatgatGACGAAGTGGAAGAtgtcaacagcagcagcggTGATGACTTGCCAATCGATGATCCCAATTCGATTGAGGCTGCAGCAGGTACCGGCAATAATTCACTTTCGTCGCGAAATTCATCTAGTGGCGGTGGCGGCAGCGGACGCAGTCGAAGCGACAACACAACGCACTCATACTCCAGTTTACTGCTAGAAGAAGAGGACGATATAGCGCCGGTTAACCTGAAATTCACCAAAGAGCTGTCATCGCCCGATTTGGATGTCAGCAATG GCAACAAATTACCGTCAACTTCATGTAGCGACTCGGAATCACCAACGGAACCGCTAACGCAACGACTCGCTGCCATTTTGCGCTCAAAGTGTGGTGTTTCCAGCGCTGGTGACAACTATTGA